A single Atopobiaceae bacterium DNA region contains:
- the recJ gene encoding single-stranded-DNA-specific exonuclease RecJ, giving the protein MAGLSDSRRWEVLPASREVEASLVREQGVTPLAARIMAARGVTPETADVFLHPSLERDWVDPLRIPGLGDVADRVQAALAAHEVIAVFGDFDVDGMSSTCLLTLALRRLGGDVHPFIPHRFGEGYGLSHEALQRVVDGCHPDLVITVDTGIASAHEVELALAAGIDVVVTDHHEPADLVPTQVPVADPKISPDNPSHDLAGAGVALKLVCELGRRLGQPDLWRSYTDVASLGTVSDMMLLQGENRALVDDGIRLMRHTSRPGLVALAAVAGCDLATIEADTLPFSLVPRLNAAGRMGDVEVAFDLLLTDDMAEATRLAARLETINNDRREIESTLSTEALARVEATYEGGRCIVVGGEGWHEGVKGIVASRIVNRYHVPTILMSISDGVAHGSGRSVGSVDLFHAVEQCSDLLVRFGGHAGAVGVTVDAANIDAFRSRLEEVLSALPAEQFEDKGEVSAVVRLEEIDLATIDSLSVLRPFGQGNKVPLLAATGVSMLGRARVGATGDHLRFAATDGVASIPAIMFRAPDVERAVEWDGACDLVFEAVNETWQGRTKPKLMVRDIIYRTPDEKDAPSKPLVDDLFARAPQILSRDEYSSIAEATSFFTKAVGVTFDGRQDVVRTLSVGDGLTVERVHDNPVDPNAIALRAPSGEQVGFLRRQIAAALAPVIDSGATYVARVEQLTGEEDRSLGVNVRVDRLHEPGSADAEHEDACTACRSHLAALTGAELDDALRVRLIGDHAFLPAQKAALAHLAAGESCLTVMATGRGKSLVFHLHAARMALSQGRASIFVYPLRALVADQSFHLAETFSELGMQVSTLTGETSAEGRDEVFSGLGAGSVDVVLTTPEFLSIHSDRFAASGRVGFVVVDEAHHAGLSKGGNRGSYQDMPRVLAELGGPVVLATTATAATPVAREVCRLLGTSSVVVDDSCRTNLSIDDHRELRDREPALVSLVATGEKCVIYVNSREQSVSLARMLRHKVPDLGMRIAFYNAGLSREERTSVEGAFRSGELSCIVSTSAFGEGVNLPDIRHVVLYHMPFGDVEFNQMSGRAGRDGNPAVVHLLFGSRDAHINERIIDGGAPDRSDLVILYRALQTVWQRGVVETGERSFARSNADIAQACLELDRSSRLDERSVSCGIAVFRELGFLETSGYGTARRIRMVDTPEHMELGRSIRYLEGMRMREDFGGFRDWVLTATADELLARINRPIVPDFGERVDGEVS; this is encoded by the coding sequence ATGGCCGGGCTCTCGGACAGCAGACGCTGGGAGGTACTTCCCGCCTCCCGCGAGGTGGAGGCGTCCCTCGTACGCGAGCAGGGGGTGACCCCGCTCGCGGCTCGCATCATGGCCGCGCGCGGCGTCACACCCGAGACGGCGGACGTCTTCCTGCACCCGTCCCTCGAGCGCGACTGGGTCGATCCCCTGCGCATCCCGGGCCTGGGCGATGTGGCCGACCGCGTGCAGGCGGCGCTCGCCGCCCACGAGGTCATCGCCGTCTTCGGCGACTTCGACGTGGACGGCATGTCCTCGACCTGCCTGCTCACCCTCGCCCTGCGCAGGCTCGGCGGCGACGTCCACCCGTTCATACCCCATCGCTTCGGCGAGGGGTACGGCCTGTCCCACGAGGCCCTGCAACGGGTGGTCGATGGGTGTCACCCCGACCTGGTCATCACGGTGGACACGGGCATAGCCAGTGCCCATGAGGTCGAGCTCGCCCTTGCCGCAGGGATCGACGTGGTCGTCACCGACCACCACGAGCCGGCCGACCTCGTGCCCACGCAGGTCCCGGTCGCCGACCCCAAGATCTCGCCCGACAATCCCTCGCATGACCTGGCTGGGGCCGGCGTCGCGCTCAAGCTCGTCTGCGAGCTGGGGCGCCGCCTGGGCCAGCCTGACCTCTGGCGGAGCTACACCGATGTGGCGAGCCTGGGGACCGTCTCGGACATGATGCTGCTCCAGGGCGAGAACCGCGCGCTCGTCGACGACGGCATCCGTCTCATGAGGCACACCTCGCGTCCCGGTCTCGTGGCGCTTGCTGCGGTGGCGGGCTGTGACCTTGCCACCATCGAGGCAGACACCCTGCCCTTCTCGCTCGTGCCCCGTCTCAACGCGGCTGGTCGCATGGGTGACGTCGAGGTCGCCTTCGACCTGCTGCTGACCGATGACATGGCCGAGGCGACCCGCCTGGCGGCCCGTCTCGAGACCATCAACAACGACCGCCGCGAGATCGAGTCGACCCTCTCGACCGAGGCCTTGGCCCGGGTCGAGGCCACCTATGAGGGCGGCCGTTGCATCGTGGTGGGCGGCGAGGGCTGGCATGAGGGCGTGAAGGGCATCGTCGCGAGCCGCATCGTGAACCGCTACCACGTCCCGACCATCCTGATGTCCATCTCTGACGGCGTGGCGCACGGGTCGGGACGCTCGGTGGGATCCGTCGACCTCTTCCATGCCGTCGAGCAATGTTCTGACCTGCTGGTCCGCTTTGGTGGCCACGCAGGTGCCGTCGGCGTCACCGTCGATGCCGCGAACATCGACGCGTTCAGGAGTCGCCTCGAGGAGGTGCTCTCGGCGCTGCCGGCCGAGCAGTTCGAGGACAAGGGCGAGGTGTCGGCCGTCGTCCGTCTGGAAGAGATAGACCTCGCCACCATAGACTCGCTCTCGGTCCTGCGCCCCTTCGGCCAGGGAAACAAGGTTCCCCTGCTCGCGGCCACCGGCGTCTCGATGCTCGGGCGCGCCCGCGTGGGTGCGACGGGCGACCACCTCCGCTTCGCGGCCACCGACGGGGTCGCCTCGATCCCCGCGATCATGTTCAGGGCCCCCGATGTCGAGCGTGCGGTTGAGTGGGACGGTGCCTGCGACCTCGTGTTCGAGGCGGTCAACGAGACCTGGCAGGGCAGGACCAAGCCCAAGCTCATGGTCCGCGACATCATCTACCGGACTCCCGACGAGAAGGACGCGCCCTCGAAGCCGCTGGTGGACGACCTCTTCGCCCGTGCGCCGCAGATCCTCTCGCGTGACGAGTACTCCTCGATCGCAGAGGCCACGAGCTTCTTCACGAAGGCGGTCGGCGTCACCTTCGACGGTCGCCAGGACGTGGTCCGCACCCTTTCCGTGGGCGACGGGCTCACCGTCGAGCGCGTGCACGACAACCCTGTGGACCCCAATGCCATCGCCCTGCGTGCGCCCTCGGGCGAGCAGGTCGGGTTCCTCCGCCGTCAGATCGCGGCGGCCCTTGCCCCGGTCATCGACTCCGGCGCGACCTATGTGGCGCGTGTCGAGCAGCTCACCGGTGAGGAGGACCGCTCGCTGGGCGTGAACGTCCGCGTCGACCGCCTGCATGAGCCGGGAAGCGCGGACGCGGAGCATGAGGACGCCTGCACGGCCTGTCGGTCCCACCTCGCGGCCCTGACGGGGGCTGAGCTCGACGATGCCCTCCGGGTCCGTCTCATAGGCGACCATGCGTTCCTGCCCGCCCAGAAGGCGGCGCTGGCACATCTGGCGGCGGGTGAGTCCTGCCTGACCGTCATGGCGACGGGCCGGGGCAAGTCGCTCGTCTTCCACCTGCATGCTGCCCGTATGGCGCTCTCGCAGGGGCGTGCCAGCATCTTCGTCTATCCGCTCCGTGCGCTCGTGGCGGACCAGTCCTTCCACCTTGCCGAGACCTTCTCCGAGCTGGGCATGCAGGTCTCGACCCTCACGGGAGAGACGTCCGCGGAGGGGCGGGACGAGGTCTTCTCGGGCCTTGGCGCGGGAAGCGTCGACGTGGTGCTCACCACACCAGAGTTCCTCTCGATCCACTCCGACCGGTTCGCCGCGTCTGGCAGGGTCGGCTTCGTCGTGGTCGACGAGGCCCATCATGCCGGCCTGTCCAAGGGCGGCAACCGTGGGTCGTACCAGGACATGCCTCGCGTCCTGGCCGAGCTCGGAGGCCCGGTGGTGCTCGCGACCACGGCGACGGCGGCCACCCCGGTCGCACGGGAGGTCTGCCGGCTCCTCGGGACCTCGAGCGTCGTGGTCGACGACTCGTGCCGCACCAACCTCTCGATCGACGACCACCGTGAGCTCCGCGACCGAGAGCCTGCCCTCGTGAGCCTGGTGGCCACGGGCGAGAAGTGCGTCATCTACGTCAACTCACGCGAGCAGTCCGTCTCGCTCGCCCGGATGCTCCGTCACAAGGTGCCCGACCTCGGCATGCGCATCGCCTTCTACAACGCGGGCCTCTCGCGCGAGGAGCGCACCTCCGTGGAGGGCGCCTTCCGCAGCGGCGAGCTCTCCTGCATCGTCTCGACGAGCGCCTTCGGCGAGGGCGTGAACCTTCCTGACATCAGGCATGTCGTGCTCTACCACATGCCCTTCGGCGACGTGGAGTTCAACCAGATGTCAGGTCGTGCCGGGCGCGACGGCAACCCCGCCGTGGTGCACCTCCTGTTCGGCTCGCGTGACGCGCACATCAACGAGCGGATCATCGACGGCGGCGCCCCTGACCGCTCTGACCTCGTGATCCTGTATCGTGCGCTCCAGACCGTGTGGCAGCGTGGCGTGGTCGAGACAGGCGAGCGCTCGTTCGCCCGATCCAATGCCGACATCGCCCAGGCCTGCCTCGAGCTCGACCGCTCGAGCCGCCTCGACGAGCGTTCCGTCTCATGTGGCATCGCCGTCTTCAGGGAGCTCGGCTTCCTCGAGACGAGCGGCTACGGCACCGCACGACGCATCCGGATGGTCGATACCCCCGAGCATATGGAACTCGGACGCTCCATACGCTACCTTGAGGGGATGCGGATGCGCGAGGACTTCGGGGGCTTCCGCGACTGGGTGCTCACGGCCACGGCCGACGAGCTCCTCGCCAGGATCAACCGACCGATCGTGCCCGACTTCGGCGAGCGCGTCGATGGGGAGGTGAGCTAG